Proteins encoded by one window of Micromonospora coxensis:
- a CDS encoding DUF885 domain-containing protein, with amino-acid sequence MGRIDDLANRYVADWAPLSPTGATYVGISGYDDQLDDLSPAGYEARAELTRRTLAALDVTEPETEAERTAKEAMQERLGLDLARYDAGEVTSEVNVIASGLHEIRMVFDLMPTEGDEAKANVATRLNRFAGALEGYKTTLREAAAAGRVSSKVQLVEVAKQCDVWTDPDGDNFFHGLVERLGADGTLGAELRRGAAAATAATAEFGQFLRTELAPHGRDKQAAGRERYELASQYFLGAKVDLDETYAWGFAELARLESEMAAVAARIVGPGATVDEAVAALDADPARTIQGKEAFRDWMQALADKAIADLHGTHFDIPEQVRRIECCLAPTSDGAIYYTGPSEDFSRPGRMWWAVPQGITDFSTWREVTTVYHEGVPGHHLQVAQTAVRAELLNRWQRLLCWVSGHGEGWALYSERLMDELGYLEDPGDKLGMLDGQAFRAARVIVDIGMHLELEIPKDNPFGFHPGERWTPELGWEFMRAHCRVPDENLRFELNRYLGWPGQAPSYKVGERIWLQAREEAKARKGADFDLKEFHRQALDLGSLGLDPLRRALARL; translated from the coding sequence GTGGGACGAATCGATGACCTCGCCAACCGCTACGTGGCCGACTGGGCCCCGCTGAGCCCGACCGGCGCCACCTACGTCGGCATCTCCGGCTACGACGACCAGCTCGACGACCTCTCCCCGGCCGGCTACGAGGCCCGGGCCGAGCTGACCCGGCGTACGCTCGCCGCTCTCGACGTGACCGAGCCGGAGACCGAGGCGGAGCGGACGGCCAAGGAGGCCATGCAGGAGCGCCTCGGCCTGGACCTCGCCCGGTACGACGCCGGCGAGGTGACCAGCGAGGTCAACGTGATCGCCAGCGGCCTGCACGAGATCCGGATGGTCTTCGACCTGATGCCCACCGAGGGGGACGAGGCGAAGGCGAACGTCGCCACCCGGCTCAACCGGTTCGCCGGAGCCCTGGAGGGCTACAAGACCACCCTGCGCGAGGCGGCGGCCGCCGGCCGGGTGAGTTCGAAGGTGCAGCTGGTCGAGGTGGCCAAGCAGTGCGACGTGTGGACCGACCCGGACGGCGACAACTTCTTCCACGGGCTGGTCGAGCGGCTCGGCGCGGACGGCACGCTCGGCGCCGAACTGCGCCGGGGCGCGGCCGCCGCCACCGCCGCGACGGCGGAGTTCGGCCAGTTCCTCCGTACCGAGCTGGCGCCGCACGGTCGGGACAAGCAGGCCGCCGGCCGGGAGCGGTACGAGCTGGCCTCGCAGTACTTCCTCGGCGCGAAGGTCGACCTCGACGAGACGTACGCCTGGGGTTTCGCGGAGCTGGCCCGGCTGGAGTCCGAGATGGCCGCGGTGGCCGCCCGGATCGTCGGTCCGGGCGCGACGGTCGACGAGGCCGTCGCGGCGCTCGACGCCGACCCGGCCCGGACCATCCAGGGCAAGGAGGCGTTCCGGGACTGGATGCAGGCGCTGGCCGACAAGGCGATCGCCGACCTGCACGGCACCCACTTCGACATCCCGGAGCAGGTCCGCCGGATCGAGTGCTGCCTCGCCCCGACCAGTGACGGCGCGATCTACTACACCGGTCCGAGCGAGGACTTCTCCCGGCCGGGCCGGATGTGGTGGGCGGTGCCGCAGGGCATCACCGACTTCTCCACCTGGCGTGAGGTGACCACGGTCTACCACGAGGGCGTACCGGGTCACCACCTCCAGGTCGCGCAGACCGCCGTCCGCGCCGAACTGCTCAACCGCTGGCAGCGGCTGCTCTGCTGGGTCTCCGGGCACGGCGAGGGCTGGGCACTCTACTCCGAGCGGCTGATGGACGAGCTGGGCTACCTGGAGGACCCGGGCGACAAGCTGGGCATGCTCGACGGCCAGGCGTTCCGGGCCGCCCGGGTCATCGTCGACATCGGCATGCACCTGGAGCTGGAGATCCCGAAGGACAACCCGTTCGGCTTCCACCCGGGTGAGCGGTGGACGCCGGAGCTGGGCTGGGAGTTCATGCGGGCGCACTGCCGGGTGCCGGACGAGAACCTGCGCTTCGAGCTGAACCGCTACCTGGGCTGGCCGGGGCAGGCGCCGTCGTACAAGGTGGGCGAGCGGATCTGGTTGCAGGCCCGGGAGGAGGCGAAGGCCCGCAAGGGCGCCGACTTCGACCTCAAGGAGTTCCACCGGCAGGCGCTGGACCTCGGCTCGCTCGGGCTCGACCCGCTGCGCCGGGCGCTGGCCCGGCTCTGA
- a CDS encoding Uma2 family endonuclease: protein MLLTRGADMVGELDGRWTIQRAERHLRVGELAGARHECVDGRLVVSPFPPATESIAMASLASAFVPAAEAAGRHVFGRVNLTFSTTCWIQPDVTVLHTLPASDEEERWVPAALCAMAVEFVRRASPPARRGAAPPAVTGRPEGVDRRRRCAEAGVPWFLRVELDRRPQRMTAELFRRTDGGGWAPAARAVGGQRLRVRDPFPIDFAPARLLP from the coding sequence ATGCTGCTCACGCGCGGGGCGGACATGGTCGGTGAGCTGGACGGCCGGTGGACGATCCAGCGGGCCGAACGCCACCTGCGGGTCGGGGAGCTGGCCGGCGCCCGCCACGAGTGCGTGGACGGCCGGCTGGTGGTCAGCCCGTTCCCGCCGGCCACCGAGAGCATCGCCATGGCGAGCCTGGCCAGTGCCTTCGTACCGGCGGCCGAGGCGGCCGGCCGGCACGTGTTCGGGCGGGTCAACCTGACCTTCTCCACCACCTGCTGGATCCAGCCGGACGTCACCGTCCTGCACACCCTGCCCGCCTCCGACGAGGAGGAACGCTGGGTGCCGGCGGCGCTGTGCGCCATGGCGGTGGAGTTCGTCCGGCGCGCGTCCCCGCCCGCCCGACGCGGTGCCGCGCCGCCGGCGGTCACCGGCCGGCCCGAGGGGGTGGACCGGCGGCGGCGGTGCGCCGAGGCGGGCGTGCCGTGGTTCCTCCGGGTGGAGCTGGACCGGCGACCGCAGCGGATGACGGCCGAGCTGTTCCGGCGTACCGACGGGGGTGGCTGGGCACCGGCCGCCCGGGCGGTCGGCGGGCAGCGGCTGCGCGTCCGCGACCCCTTTCCGATCGACTTCGCCCCCGCCCGGCTGCTGCCCTGA
- a CDS encoding DUF3068 domain-containing protein, producing the protein MKARLGAVLFGIGVLSLAVAAGTAYYVAPSVTKLPYDLTFCNAEGKPDGCLKASVAVADNATFMQIIDGKPTIQTGQLKATTEVVPQASTTEKEMTGDLAGEAVVWQAYGRVVRTDNGSDVSLYSAELALDRETAAARAWDKQFLDTDGEASDNDSVTFEGQTYKFPFNADKKDYLYFDRDLRKALPIEFDGTDKVNGTDAYRYVQTIPETELNTSSGSLSALASALAPPATTGKVTYSNTRTIWVEPTSGNFVKVREQQKKTFVPDQGGTVTLLDADFVYDDATIANSTKSAGETRDKLQLISRTLPIALAVLGALLLLVGLWLVLAGRRATGDARHRADGGPTPVDAPTRQEEPVTDERSEGGPLSDEIPPASTNWRAEDEPTVPAQRATPDEAEKR; encoded by the coding sequence GTGAAGGCTCGCCTGGGTGCCGTGCTGTTCGGCATAGGCGTCTTGTCTCTCGCAGTCGCCGCGGGAACGGCTTACTACGTGGCTCCGTCGGTGACGAAGCTGCCGTACGACCTCACGTTCTGCAACGCCGAGGGCAAGCCGGACGGCTGCCTCAAGGCCAGCGTCGCGGTCGCCGACAACGCCACGTTCATGCAGATCATCGACGGTAAGCCGACGATCCAGACCGGTCAGCTGAAGGCGACCACCGAGGTGGTGCCGCAGGCGTCGACGACCGAGAAGGAGATGACCGGCGACCTGGCCGGCGAGGCGGTCGTCTGGCAGGCGTACGGCCGGGTGGTCCGGACGGACAACGGCTCGGACGTCAGCCTGTACTCGGCCGAGCTGGCGCTCGACCGGGAGACCGCGGCGGCGCGGGCGTGGGACAAGCAGTTCCTCGACACCGACGGTGAGGCCAGCGACAACGACTCCGTGACCTTCGAGGGGCAGACGTACAAGTTCCCCTTCAACGCGGACAAGAAGGACTACCTGTACTTCGACCGTGACCTGCGCAAGGCGCTGCCGATCGAGTTCGACGGCACCGACAAGGTCAACGGCACCGACGCGTACCGGTACGTGCAGACGATCCCGGAGACCGAGCTGAACACGTCGTCCGGCTCGCTCTCCGCGTTGGCGTCCGCGCTGGCGCCGCCCGCCACCACGGGCAAGGTGACCTACAGCAACACCCGCACCATCTGGGTCGAGCCGACCAGCGGCAACTTCGTGAAGGTGCGCGAGCAGCAGAAGAAGACCTTCGTGCCGGACCAGGGCGGCACCGTCACCCTACTGGACGCGGACTTCGTCTACGACGACGCGACCATCGCCAACAGCACCAAGTCGGCCGGGGAGACCCGGGACAAGCTCCAGCTCATCAGCCGTACGCTCCCGATCGCCCTGGCGGTCCTCGGCGCGCTGCTGCTGCTGGTCGGTCTCTGGCTGGTCCTGGCCGGCCGCCGGGCGACGGGCGACGCGCGGCACCGGGCGGACGGCGGTCCGACGCCGGTCGACGCGCCGACCCGGCAGGAGGAGCCGGTGACGGACGAGCGGTCCGAGGGTGGCCCGCTCAGCGACGAGATCCCACCGGCGTCGACGAACTGGCGTGCCGAGGACGAGCCGACGGTGCCGGCCCAGCGTGCGACGCCGGACGAGGCGGAGAAGCGCTGA
- a CDS encoding PHP domain-containing protein, whose amino-acid sequence MTARDPVADLRRIAFLLERANEATYRVRAFRSAAKTLAGLAAPEVAERARTGKLTELTGVGDVTARCVVESLAGEEPVYLRRLVATEGTDLDAAATALRTALRGDCHTHSDWSDGGSPIEEMALAAVELGHEYLVLTDHSPRLKVARGLTADRLRAQLDHVAAVNDALPKGFRILTGIEVDILADGSLDQDEELLARLDVVVGSVHSGLNDDRAKMTRRMLAAIANPHLDILGHCTGRMVSSRPAGVKGPGDRAHRPRTRAESDFDADAVFAACAEHGVAVEINSRPERQDPPKRLIRRALEAGCRFAINTDAHAPGQLDWQRFGCERAALCGVPADRVVNTWKAERLVRWAATRR is encoded by the coding sequence ATGACCGCGCGGGACCCTGTCGCCGACCTTCGCCGGATCGCCTTCCTGCTGGAACGGGCCAACGAGGCCACCTACCGGGTACGGGCGTTCCGCTCCGCGGCGAAGACGCTCGCCGGGCTGGCCGCGCCGGAGGTCGCCGAGCGGGCCCGGACCGGCAAGCTGACCGAGTTGACCGGCGTCGGCGACGTCACCGCCCGGTGCGTGGTCGAGTCGCTGGCCGGGGAGGAGCCGGTCTACCTGCGCCGGCTGGTCGCCACCGAGGGCACCGACCTGGACGCGGCGGCGACCGCCCTGCGCACCGCGCTGCGCGGCGACTGCCACACCCACTCCGACTGGTCCGACGGCGGGTCACCGATCGAGGAGATGGCCCTGGCCGCGGTCGAGCTGGGTCACGAGTACCTGGTGCTGACCGACCACTCCCCCCGGCTGAAGGTGGCCCGCGGCCTCACCGCCGACCGGCTGCGCGCGCAGCTCGACCACGTGGCGGCGGTCAACGACGCGCTGCCGAAGGGCTTCCGCATCCTGACCGGCATCGAGGTGGACATCCTCGCCGACGGGTCGCTGGACCAGGACGAGGAACTGCTGGCCCGCCTCGACGTGGTGGTCGGCTCGGTGCACAGCGGGCTGAACGACGACCGGGCGAAGATGACCCGCCGGATGCTGGCCGCGATCGCCAACCCGCACCTGGACATCCTCGGGCACTGCACCGGGCGGATGGTGTCGTCCCGACCGGCGGGGGTGAAGGGCCCGGGTGACCGGGCGCACCGGCCGCGTACCCGGGCGGAGAGCGACTTCGACGCGGACGCCGTCTTCGCCGCGTGCGCCGAGCACGGCGTGGCCGTCGAGATCAACTCTCGGCCGGAGCGGCAGGACCCGCCGAAGCGGCTGATCCGGCGGGCGCTGGAGGCGGGCTGCCGGTTCGCGATCAACACCGACGCCCACGCCCCCGGTCAGCTCGACTGGCAGCGTTTCGGCTGCGAGCGGGCGGCGCTCTGCGGCGTGCCGGCCGACCGGGTGGTCAACACCTGGAAAGCCGAGCGGCTGGTCAGGTGGGCCGCGACCCGGCGCTGA
- a CDS encoding DMT family transporter, with protein MTADITPDRAPLRSWLPGFVALAAIWGSSFVFIKVGIEELHPLHLTLYRVATGAATLLVVLAVLRDRLPREPRVWAHLMVVAAFGVAIPFTLFGFGEQRVESMLAGIWNATTPLIVLPLAVLVFRTERLTARAAVGLGLGFLGVLVVLGVWEGVGGAHFVGQLMCLGAAACYGVAIPYQKKFIAGSAYSGLSLSAAQLLVATAQLAVVGPLVAGAPPVPADLSLPVVASVVALGALGTGLAFVINLRNIRVAGASTASTVTYLIPVFAVLIGALALGERLNWHQPVGALVVLLGVAVAQGLVGRRRLRPTVGAGTPAVPAVEPVVR; from the coding sequence GTGACAGCCGACATCACTCCTGACAGGGCGCCGCTGCGCAGCTGGCTGCCGGGCTTCGTCGCCCTCGCGGCGATCTGGGGTTCGAGCTTCGTCTTCATCAAGGTGGGCATCGAGGAGCTGCACCCGCTGCACCTCACCCTCTACCGGGTCGCCACCGGCGCGGCCACCCTGCTGGTGGTGCTCGCCGTGCTGCGTGACCGGCTGCCGCGCGAGCCCCGGGTCTGGGCGCACCTGATGGTGGTCGCCGCCTTCGGCGTGGCGATCCCGTTCACCCTCTTCGGCTTCGGCGAGCAGCGGGTCGAGTCCATGCTCGCCGGCATCTGGAACGCCACCACGCCGCTGATCGTGCTGCCGCTGGCGGTGCTGGTCTTCCGTACCGAGCGGCTGACCGCGCGGGCGGCGGTCGGGCTCGGGCTGGGCTTCCTGGGCGTGCTGGTGGTGCTCGGCGTCTGGGAGGGCGTCGGCGGCGCGCACTTCGTCGGCCAGCTGATGTGCCTCGGGGCGGCGGCCTGCTATGGCGTCGCGATCCCGTACCAGAAGAAGTTCATCGCCGGCAGCGCGTACTCCGGGCTGTCGCTGTCGGCGGCGCAGCTGCTCGTGGCGACGGCGCAGCTCGCGGTCGTGGGGCCGCTGGTGGCCGGTGCGCCGCCGGTCCCCGCCGACCTGTCGCTGCCGGTGGTGGCCAGCGTGGTGGCGCTCGGCGCGCTCGGCACCGGTCTGGCCTTCGTGATCAATTTGCGCAACATCCGGGTGGCCGGGGCGAGCACCGCCTCCACCGTGACCTACCTGATCCCGGTCTTCGCCGTGCTGATCGGCGCGCTGGCCCTGGGCGAGCGGCTGAACTGGCACCAGCCGGTCGGCGCGCTGGTCGTGCTGCTCGGCGTCGCGGTGGCGCAGGGCCTGGTCGGCCGCCGCCGGCTCCGCCCGACCGTCGGCGCGGGCACTCCCGCCGTGCCGGCCGTCGAGCCCGTGGTCCGCTGA
- a CDS encoding DUF6114 domain-containing protein produces the protein MTTADAPHAPAGGLTRAWRGFRRWRRSRPFWGGLLTALAGVEMFASTKMTINGLSFASGATGLYSLLIPVILLTCGLLLWLSPGQRLFYSIVAAVTTIYSLMGLNLGGFFVGLLLGLVGSALGFAWTPTGPSGGSAGGSGHRHDEPSAGEQTLVDDLLPAGDPGVPGPRAGTGHAPPTPRSAAPAGDADPPAGSRDPGWFAVALLVLGLAVSGLVALRPSAVHAAPAVPAPTGTACATAPARPATPTPSPSRSASASPSPTPSPEPTRGGNIILDFFRGIGDLFTGGRRAEPSATPSADPTPGARTPTAKATPSPTPTRRGSSTCAPAKPGRSDKVEPGRLMPRIAPEPGQPRVAERPSKLTGSKVTMTGLRFEGIVDLPTANGTLKALKFSMAKAVTDDFKLVADGPAGRRQQYVTDRLTVQGDVAFYAARFSGKLLGIRITLTPDLPFPDGIPITSPIPITFTDPQIDLAFVDSDTLTARPALRLSVP, from the coding sequence GTGACAACCGCCGATGCGCCGCACGCCCCCGCCGGTGGCCTCACCCGGGCGTGGCGCGGATTCCGCCGCTGGCGGCGGAGCCGGCCGTTCTGGGGTGGCCTGCTCACCGCGCTGGCCGGGGTGGAGATGTTCGCCTCCACCAAGATGACGATCAACGGGCTCAGCTTCGCCAGTGGAGCCACCGGTCTCTACTCCCTGCTGATCCCGGTCATCCTGCTCACCTGCGGGCTGCTGCTCTGGCTCAGCCCGGGGCAGCGGCTCTTCTACTCGATCGTCGCCGCCGTCACCACGATCTACTCGCTGATGGGACTCAACCTCGGCGGATTCTTCGTCGGCCTGCTGCTCGGCCTGGTCGGCAGCGCCCTGGGTTTCGCCTGGACGCCCACCGGCCCGTCCGGCGGATCGGCCGGTGGCAGCGGGCACCGGCACGACGAGCCGTCCGCCGGGGAGCAGACCCTGGTGGACGACCTGCTGCCGGCAGGCGACCCGGGCGTGCCCGGGCCGCGCGCCGGCACCGGGCACGCCCCGCCGACGCCCCGGAGCGCCGCCCCGGCCGGCGACGCCGACCCGCCCGCCGGCTCGCGGGACCCGGGCTGGTTCGCGGTGGCACTGCTGGTGCTCGGCCTCGCGGTGAGCGGGCTCGTCGCGCTCCGGCCGTCGGCCGTGCACGCCGCGCCGGCCGTACCCGCCCCGACCGGGACCGCCTGCGCGACGGCGCCGGCCCGGCCGGCCACCCCGACCCCGTCGCCCAGCCGGAGCGCGTCGGCCAGTCCCAGCCCCACGCCGTCGCCGGAGCCGACCAGGGGCGGCAACATCATTCTCGACTTCTTCCGGGGGATCGGCGACCTGTTCACCGGCGGTCGCCGGGCCGAGCCGAGCGCGACGCCGTCGGCCGACCCGACGCCGGGGGCGAGGACCCCCACGGCGAAGGCCACCCCGAGCCCCACCCCGACCCGCCGGGGGAGCAGCACCTGCGCCCCGGCGAAGCCCGGCCGGTCCGACAAGGTCGAGCCGGGCAGGCTGATGCCGCGCATCGCGCCGGAGCCCGGCCAACCGAGGGTCGCCGAGCGCCCCTCCAAGCTGACCGGCTCGAAGGTGACCATGACCGGCCTGCGGTTCGAGGGGATCGTCGACCTGCCCACCGCGAACGGGACGCTCAAGGCGCTGAAGTTCAGCATGGCCAAGGCGGTCACCGACGACTTCAAGCTGGTGGCGGACGGTCCGGCCGGCCGCCGGCAGCAGTACGTGACGGACCGGCTGACCGTGCAGGGCGACGTCGCGTTCTACGCCGCCCGGTTCTCCGGCAAGCTCCTCGGCATCAGGATCACGCTCACCCCGGACCTACCGTTCCCGGACGGCATCCCGATCACCTCGCCGATCCCGATCACCTTCACCGATCCCCAGATCGACCTGGCCTTCGTCGACAGCGACACGCTGACCGCCCGGCCCGCCCTGCGGCTCAGCGTCCCCTGA
- a CDS encoding DUF6230 family protein, whose protein sequence is MQDRIDNPGRTRWRRFAAMMVPATAAVGAILFGMQSGAIAADITVSGQTFKIAADRLEGDGFKQYGGIVKEKNGRTHPVALSEIDSAKLYKLCQSVRADLPGLPVVLTINAGDDQPATARDLLIAMDTLEGNATFSNIKIGRDATDLNPSAQAGSFGQNSEKVNITGVRQVSRYTTAATFNLTGLRLKVNVGQDAKGKECF, encoded by the coding sequence GTGCAGGATCGAATCGACAACCCGGGGCGTACCCGGTGGCGGCGCTTCGCCGCGATGATGGTGCCCGCGACCGCGGCCGTCGGCGCCATCCTGTTCGGCATGCAGTCGGGCGCGATCGCCGCCGACATCACCGTCTCCGGCCAGACCTTCAAGATCGCCGCCGACCGGCTCGAGGGCGACGGCTTCAAGCAGTACGGCGGGATCGTCAAGGAGAAGAACGGCCGGACCCACCCGGTCGCCCTCTCCGAGATCGACAGCGCCAAGCTCTACAAGCTCTGCCAGTCGGTGCGGGCGGACCTGCCCGGCCTGCCCGTCGTCCTCACCATCAACGCGGGCGACGACCAGCCGGCGACCGCCCGGGACCTGCTGATCGCGATGGACACCCTGGAGGGCAACGCCACCTTCAGCAACATCAAGATCGGCCGGGACGCCACCGACCTGAACCCGTCGGCCCAGGCCGGCTCCTTCGGCCAGAACAGCGAGAAGGTCAACATCACCGGCGTACGGCAGGTCTCCCGCTACACCACCGCCGCCACCTTCAACCTGACCGGCCTGCGACTGAAGGTCAACGTCGGGCAGGACGCCAAGGGCAAGGAGTGCTTCTGA